The following are encoded together in the Bacillus cereus group sp. RP43 genome:
- the upp gene encoding uracil phosphoribosyltransferase: MGKLYVFDHPLIQHKITYIRDKNTGTKDFRELVDEVASLMAFEITRDLPLQDIEIETPVSKATTKVIAGKKLGLIPILRAGLGMVDGILKLIPAAKVGHVGLYRDPETLQPVEYYVKLPTDVEERDFIVLDPMLATGGSAAEAINSLKKRGAKQIKLMCIVAAPEGVKVVQEEHPDVDIYVAALDEKLNDHGYVVPGLGDAGDRLFGTK, translated from the coding sequence ATGGGAAAACTGTATGTATTTGATCACCCGTTAATTCAACATAAGATTACATATATTCGCGATAAGAATACAGGTACGAAAGATTTTCGTGAATTAGTGGACGAAGTAGCAAGCTTAATGGCTTTCGAGATTACTCGTGACCTTCCACTTCAAGACATTGAAATTGAAACGCCTGTAAGCAAAGCGACAACAAAAGTGATCGCTGGTAAAAAACTTGGTTTAATTCCGATTTTACGTGCAGGTTTAGGAATGGTTGATGGAATTTTGAAATTAATTCCAGCAGCAAAAGTAGGACACGTTGGTTTATACCGTGACCCTGAAACATTACAACCGGTAGAATACTATGTGAAACTTCCAACGGATGTAGAAGAGCGTGACTTTATCGTACTAGATCCGATGCTAGCAACAGGTGGTTCTGCAGCTGAAGCAATTAACTCTCTGAAAAAGCGCGGTGCAAAGCAAATTAAATTAATGTGTATCGTAGCTGCTCCAGAAGGAGTAAAAGTAGTACAAGAAGAGCATCCTGATGTTGATATTTATGTAGCGGCATTAGATGAGAAGCTAAATGACCATGGTTATGTAGTTCCAGGTCTTGGTGATGCTGGTGACCGTTTATTCGGAACGAAGTAA
- a CDS encoding DUF4024 domain-containing protein, whose protein sequence is MVGLSVTKIHLFRDENVNFLFCIEFMQKNELLLTHRE, encoded by the coding sequence ATGGTAGGGCTTTCAGTGACAAAAATACATCTATTCCGTGACGAAAATGTAAACTTTTTATTTTGTATAGAATTTATGCAGAAAAATGAGTTATTATTAACACATCGTGAATGA
- a CDS encoding AtpZ/AtpI family protein, whose amino-acid sequence MQKNDRSHIKAYALMSGILAQLVGSILIGIFGGQWIDNKVGTFPLFLIIGLLLGLGTGVYAMIRLIRHYYSGEQ is encoded by the coding sequence TTGCAAAAAAACGATCGCAGCCATATAAAAGCGTATGCTTTAATGTCAGGAATACTTGCTCAGTTAGTTGGTTCTATTCTTATTGGAATCTTTGGTGGGCAATGGATTGATAATAAGGTTGGAACGTTTCCATTGTTTCTTATTATAGGGTTATTACTCGGGTTAGGAACAGGGGTATACGCAATGATTCGACTCATTCGACATTACTATTCGGGAGAGCAATGA
- a CDS encoding ATP synthase subunit I, translating into MIDVHGLVQRQKKYMYYLLALLVLGWGFTSYKDVFLGLIIGTIFSFLSLRIIARRTDKLLDRVTNGENVKFKATAVSTYSRFATIGLLILFAAKYQELIAMWGLGVGLLTGYLVMIIDFLYLEYTGREER; encoded by the coding sequence ATGATAGACGTACATGGACTTGTCCAAAGACAAAAGAAATATATGTACTACTTGCTTGCGCTTCTAGTGCTAGGATGGGGATTCACCTCTTACAAGGATGTATTTCTTGGGCTGATTATCGGAACGATTTTCAGTTTTCTTAGTTTGCGCATCATTGCACGTAGAACAGACAAGCTGTTGGATCGCGTAACAAATGGAGAAAACGTGAAATTTAAAGCAACAGCGGTAAGTACATATTCAAGATTCGCCACGATTGGGTTATTAATTTTATTTGCAGCCAAATATCAAGAATTAATTGCGATGTGGGGCTTAGGTGTAGGATTGCTGACAGGATACCTTGTCATGATCATAGATTTTCTTTATTTAGAGTATACGGGCAGGGAAGAGAGGTGA
- the atpB gene encoding F0F1 ATP synthase subunit A, translating into MEHGKLVEFLGLTFDLSSVMMVTVAAVIVFLIAVIGTRSLALRPTGMQNFMEWVFDFVKGIINSTMDWKTGGRFLTLGVTLIMFIIVSNFLGLPFMYSTVEAGEHIAWWRSPTSDPAVALTLAVMVVTLTHYYGIKMKGTKEYVKGYFQPMKFLFPLKVIEEFANTLTLGLRLFGNIYAGEILLGLLAKLGGASFLGALGALVPMLAWMGFSVFVGSIQSFIFVMLTMVYMAHKVSHDH; encoded by the coding sequence GTGGAACACGGTAAATTAGTTGAATTTCTAGGTTTAACGTTCGATTTGTCATCAGTTATGATGGTTACTGTAGCAGCAGTTATTGTTTTCTTAATCGCTGTTATCGGAACTCGCAGCTTAGCGCTTCGCCCAACCGGGATGCAAAACTTCATGGAATGGGTGTTTGACTTCGTGAAAGGGATTATCAATAGTACGATGGACTGGAAAACAGGTGGACGTTTCTTAACGCTTGGCGTTACGCTTATCATGTTTATCATCGTATCGAACTTCCTTGGTTTACCATTCATGTATTCAACAGTTGAGGCTGGCGAACATATTGCATGGTGGAGATCACCAACGTCTGATCCAGCAGTTGCATTAACATTAGCCGTGATGGTAGTTACCCTCACCCATTATTATGGAATTAAGATGAAGGGTACGAAAGAATATGTTAAAGGTTATTTCCAACCTATGAAATTCTTATTCCCATTAAAGGTTATTGAGGAGTTTGCTAACACATTAACGTTAGGTCTTCGTCTGTTCGGTAACATTTATGCAGGTGAAATCCTGTTAGGATTACTTGCTAAGTTAGGCGGAGCATCATTCCTTGGAGCATTAGGTGCACTTGTACCGATGTTAGCATGGATGGGATTCAGCGTATTCGTTGGATCAATCCAGTCATTTATTTTCGTTATGTTAACGATGGTTTATATGGCTCATAAAGTAAGCCATGACCATTAA
- the atpE gene encoding F0F1 ATP synthase subunit C: MSLGVIAAAIAIGLSALGAGIGNGLIVSRTIEGVARQPELKGALQTIMFIGVALVEALPIIGVVIAFIVMNK; encoded by the coding sequence ATGAGTTTAGGTGTAATCGCAGCTGCAATTGCAATTGGTTTATCAGCATTAGGTGCAGGTATTGGTAACGGTCTTATCGTATCACGTACAATCGAAGGTGTTGCTCGTCAACCAGAATTAAAAGGCGCACTTCAAACAATTATGTTCATCGGGGTTGCTTTAGTTGAGGCACTTCCAATTATCGGTGTAGTTATTGCTTTCATCGTAATGAACAAATAA
- the atpF gene encoding F0F1 ATP synthase subunit B, whose amino-acid sequence MPTLLLGASIPFGTIAYTLFIFLLLLVMLRKFAWGPLMGIMKEREEHVTNEIDAAERSNTEAKKLVEEQREMLKQSRVEAQELIERAKKQAVDQKDVIVAAAKEEAESIKASAVQEIQREKEQAIAALQEQVASLSVQIASKVIEKELKEEDQVKLIRDYIKEVGEAR is encoded by the coding sequence GTGCCAACTTTATTATTAGGGGCTTCCATTCCATTTGGAACGATTGCTTATACATTGTTCATTTTCTTACTTCTATTAGTAATGCTACGCAAATTTGCGTGGGGTCCTTTAATGGGAATTATGAAAGAACGTGAAGAGCATGTTACTAATGAAATCGACGCTGCAGAAAGAAGTAACACTGAAGCGAAGAAATTAGTAGAAGAACAACGTGAAATGTTAAAACAATCGCGTGTTGAAGCACAAGAGTTAATCGAAAGAGCGAAAAAACAAGCTGTAGATCAAAAAGATGTTATTGTTGCTGCTGCGAAAGAAGAAGCAGAATCAATTAAAGCATCTGCTGTACAAGAAATTCAACGCGAAAAAGAGCAAGCGATTGCTGCTTTACAAGAACAAGTCGCTTCTTTATCTGTTCAAATTGCTTCTAAAGTAATTGAAAAAGAGTTAAAAGAAGAAGATCAAGTGAAGTTAATTCGCGATTATATTAAAGAAGTAGGAGAAGCGCGATGA
- the atpH gene encoding F0F1 ATP synthase subunit delta, translating into MSNGIVAKRYAVALFKIAKEKHVLEMFEEELRLVQNVYVKNGELHSFLTQPNISKEQKKTFLANVFGSVSESILNTLYILIDNKRIDILPEIADEYVVLANEERNVADATVYSTRLLSEEEKLNVAEAFAKRTGKDAIRVKNVVDEDLLGGIKVRIGNRIYDGSLQGKLARIQRELMKNR; encoded by the coding sequence ATGAGCAATGGGATTGTAGCAAAACGTTATGCTGTCGCTCTTTTTAAAATTGCAAAAGAAAAACACGTATTAGAAATGTTTGAAGAGGAATTACGCCTTGTACAAAACGTTTATGTAAAGAACGGAGAACTACATAGCTTTTTAACGCAACCGAACATTTCAAAAGAGCAGAAGAAAACGTTTCTTGCAAACGTATTCGGATCTGTTTCTGAATCTATTTTAAATACGTTATATATTTTAATTGATAACAAGCGCATTGATATCTTACCTGAAATTGCAGATGAATATGTTGTTCTTGCTAATGAAGAACGTAACGTAGCGGATGCAACTGTATATTCTACTCGTCTTCTATCAGAAGAAGAGAAGCTTAACGTTGCTGAAGCATTTGCAAAGAGAACGGGAAAAGACGCAATTCGCGTGAAAAATGTTGTAGATGAAGATTTACTAGGCGGCATTAAAGTACGTATTGGAAATCGCATTTATGACGGAAGTTTACAAGGCAAATTAGCACGTATTCAACGTGAATTAATGAAGAATAGATAG
- the atpA gene encoding F0F1 ATP synthase subunit alpha, producing MSIRAEEISALIKQQIENYQSEIEVSDVGTVIQVGDGIARAHGLDNVMAGELVEFSNGVMGLAQNLEENNVGIIILGPYTEIREGDEVRRTGRIMQVPVGKELIGRVVNPLGQPVDGLGPINTTNTRPIESPAPGVMDRKSVHEPLQTGIKAIDALVPIGRGQRELIIGDRQTGKTAVALDTIINQKDEDMICIYVAIGQKESTVRNVVETLRKHGALDYTIVVTASASQPAPLLYLAAYAGVTMGEEFMYNGKHVLVVYDDLSKQAAAYRELSLLLRRPPGREAYPGDVFYLHSRLLERAAKLSDARGGGSLTALPFIETQAGDVSAYIPTNVISITDGQIFLQSDLFFSGVRPAIDAGTSVSRVGGSAQIKAMSKVSGTLRLDLASYRELEAFAQFGSDLDKATQAKLNRGARTVEVLKQGLHKPLRVEKQVIILYALTRGFLDDIPVADITRFEEEFHAWLDSNAADLLSEIRTTKKLADDDKFAAAINGFKKVFVASE from the coding sequence ATGAGCATCAGAGCTGAGGAAATTAGCGCACTGATAAAGCAACAAATCGAGAACTATCAGTCTGAAATCGAAGTTAGTGATGTGGGTACAGTTATCCAAGTTGGTGACGGTATCGCGCGTGCTCATGGTCTTGATAACGTTATGGCTGGTGAACTTGTAGAGTTCTCTAACGGCGTTATGGGACTAGCACAAAACTTAGAAGAAAACAACGTAGGTATCATTATCTTAGGACCTTACACAGAAATCCGTGAAGGTGACGAAGTTCGTCGTACTGGTCGCATCATGCAAGTACCAGTAGGAAAAGAACTAATCGGTCGTGTTGTAAACCCATTAGGTCAACCAGTTGATGGTTTAGGCCCAATCAATACAACAAACACTCGTCCAATCGAAAGTCCAGCACCAGGTGTAATGGATCGTAAATCTGTTCATGAGCCACTTCAAACAGGTATTAAAGCGATCGATGCTCTTGTACCAATTGGCCGTGGTCAACGTGAGTTAATCATCGGTGACCGCCAAACAGGTAAAACAGCAGTTGCACTTGATACAATCATTAACCAAAAAGATGAAGATATGATTTGTATCTATGTAGCTATCGGACAAAAAGAATCAACAGTACGTAACGTAGTAGAAACACTACGTAAGCACGGTGCATTAGATTACACAATCGTTGTAACAGCATCAGCTTCTCAACCAGCTCCATTATTATACCTAGCTGCTTACGCTGGTGTAACAATGGGTGAAGAGTTCATGTACAATGGTAAACACGTATTAGTAGTATATGATGACTTATCAAAACAAGCAGCGGCTTACCGTGAGCTTTCATTACTATTACGTCGTCCTCCAGGTCGTGAAGCTTATCCAGGGGATGTATTCTACTTACATTCTCGCTTATTAGAGCGTGCAGCAAAATTAAGTGATGCAAGAGGCGGCGGTTCTTTAACTGCACTACCTTTCATCGAAACACAAGCAGGGGACGTATCAGCTTACATCCCAACAAACGTAATTTCTATTACGGACGGACAGATCTTCTTACAATCTGACTTATTCTTCTCTGGCGTACGTCCAGCGATCGATGCGGGTACTTCAGTATCTCGTGTTGGTGGATCTGCTCAGATTAAAGCGATGAGTAAAGTATCAGGTACACTTCGTCTTGACCTTGCATCTTACCGTGAGTTAGAAGCGTTTGCTCAGTTCGGTTCTGACCTTGATAAAGCAACACAAGCGAAATTAAACCGTGGTGCTCGTACAGTTGAGGTATTAAAACAAGGATTACACAAACCGTTACGTGTAGAGAAACAAGTTATCATTCTTTACGCTTTAACACGTGGATTCCTAGATGATATCCCAGTAGCAGATATCACTCGTTTCGAAGAAGAATTCCATGCTTGGTTAGATTCAAATGCAGCTGACTTATTAAGTGAAATCCGCACAACTAAGAAACTTGCGGATGACGACAAATTTGCAGCAGCAATTAACGGATTTAAAAAAGTATTCGTAGCTTCTGAATAA
- the atpG gene encoding F0F1 ATP synthase subunit gamma → MASLRDIKAKITSTKKTSQITKAMEMVSASKLNRAEQNAKSFVPYMEKIQEVVASIAQGSKGINHPMLNARPVKRTGYIVITSDRGLAGGYNSNVLRTVSNVIRERHNMDSNQYSIIVLGRLGRDYLKRRGFNIIDEVVGLSDHPSFTDIKDLASRAIAMFADGAYDELYIYYNHYVSKISQEVTENKILPLTDVASDKPTTAYEFEPSEEEILKVLLPQYAESLVYGALLDGKASEHAARMTAMKSATDNAMEVIDSLTLSFNRARQAAITQEITEIVGGAAALE, encoded by the coding sequence GTGGCATCTTTACGCGATATAAAAGCGAAGATTACCTCGACAAAGAAAACGAGTCAAATTACGAAAGCGATGGAGATGGTATCTGCATCTAAGTTAAACCGTGCAGAGCAAAATGCTAAATCTTTCGTTCCGTATATGGAAAAGATTCAAGAAGTAGTAGCGAGCATTGCGCAAGGAAGCAAAGGGATTAATCATCCAATGCTAAATGCGCGTCCTGTAAAGCGTACAGGATACATCGTTATTACATCGGATCGCGGACTAGCAGGTGGTTATAACAGTAACGTATTACGTACAGTTAGTAACGTAATTCGTGAACGTCATAATATGGATTCAAACCAATATTCTATTATTGTGCTTGGACGACTAGGACGTGATTATTTAAAACGTCGCGGCTTTAACATCATTGATGAAGTAGTTGGACTATCTGACCACCCATCATTTACTGATATTAAAGATCTTGCTTCTCGAGCAATTGCGATGTTTGCAGATGGTGCTTATGATGAGCTGTACATTTACTACAACCATTACGTAAGTAAAATTTCACAAGAAGTAACGGAAAATAAAATTTTGCCGCTTACTGATGTGGCGTCTGACAAACCGACGACAGCTTATGAATTCGAACCTTCTGAAGAAGAAATTTTAAAAGTATTATTGCCACAATACGCAGAAAGCTTAGTGTACGGTGCATTACTGGACGGTAAAGCAAGTGAGCATGCGGCGCGTATGACAGCAATGAAGAGTGCTACAGACAACGCAATGGAAGTTATCGATTCACTTACACTTTCATTCAACCGTGCGCGTCAAGCAGCGATTACGCAAGAAATTACGGAAATCGTTGGTGGAGCAGCAGCGTTAGAATAG
- the atpD gene encoding F0F1 ATP synthase subunit beta, which translates to MNKGRVTQIMGPVVDVKFDGGKLPEIYNALTVKQSNENGASINLTFEVALHLGDDTVRTVAMSSTDGLVRGTEVEDTGKAISVPVGDATLGRVFNVLGDAIDLDGELPADVHRDPIHRQAPAFEELSTKVEILETGIKVVDLLAPYIKGGKIGLFGGAGVGKTVLIQELINNIAQEHGGISVFAGVGERTREGNDLYHEMSDSGVIKKTAMVFGQMNEPPGARQRVALTGLTMAEHFRDEQGQDVLLFIDNIFRFTQAGSEVSALLGRMPSAVGYQPTLATEMGQLQERITSTNKGSITSIQAVYVPADDYTDPAPATTFAHLDATTNLERRLTQMGIYPAVDPLASTSRALSPEIVGEEHYEVARQVQQTLQRYKELQDIIAILGMDELSEEDKLVVHRARRIQFFLSQNFHVAEQFTGQKGSYVPVKNTVSGFKEILEGKYDDLPEDAFRLVGSIEEVIENAKKMMA; encoded by the coding sequence ATGAATAAAGGGCGCGTTACGCAAATCATGGGTCCGGTTGTAGACGTTAAGTTTGATGGCGGAAAGCTACCAGAAATCTACAACGCCCTTACGGTAAAACAAAGCAACGAAAACGGAGCAAGCATTAACTTAACATTTGAAGTTGCACTTCATTTAGGTGATGACACAGTTCGTACAGTTGCAATGTCTTCCACAGATGGACTTGTTCGTGGCACAGAAGTAGAAGATACTGGTAAAGCAATCTCTGTACCAGTTGGTGATGCAACACTTGGTCGTGTATTTAACGTATTAGGTGATGCAATTGACTTAGATGGTGAACTTCCTGCGGATGTACACCGTGATCCAATTCACCGTCAAGCACCTGCATTCGAAGAATTATCTACTAAAGTAGAAATTCTTGAAACTGGTATTAAAGTAGTAGACTTACTTGCTCCTTACATTAAGGGTGGTAAGATCGGTCTATTCGGTGGTGCCGGTGTAGGTAAAACAGTATTAATTCAGGAATTAATCAATAACATCGCACAAGAGCATGGTGGTATCTCTGTATTCGCTGGTGTAGGTGAGCGTACTCGTGAGGGTAATGACTTATACCATGAAATGAGCGATTCTGGCGTAATCAAGAAAACTGCGATGGTATTCGGACAAATGAATGAGCCACCTGGAGCACGTCAACGTGTTGCATTAACAGGTTTAACAATGGCTGAGCATTTCCGTGATGAGCAAGGACAAGACGTACTATTGTTCATCGATAACATCTTCCGTTTCACGCAAGCAGGTTCTGAAGTATCTGCCCTTCTTGGTCGTATGCCATCTGCGGTAGGTTACCAACCAACACTTGCAACAGAAATGGGTCAATTACAAGAGCGTATTACATCTACAAATAAAGGATCTATCACGTCTATCCAAGCGGTATATGTACCAGCCGATGACTATACGGATCCAGCACCAGCTACAACGTTCGCTCACTTAGATGCAACAACAAACTTAGAGCGTCGTTTAACACAAATGGGTATTTACCCAGCCGTAGATCCATTAGCATCTACATCTCGTGCACTTTCTCCAGAAATCGTAGGAGAAGAGCATTATGAAGTAGCTCGTCAAGTACAGCAAACTTTACAGCGTTATAAAGAGCTTCAAGATATCATCGCTATCTTAGGTATGGATGAGTTATCTGAAGAAGATAAGTTAGTTGTACATCGTGCTCGTCGTATTCAATTCTTCTTATCTCAAAACTTCCACGTAGCTGAGCAGTTTACAGGTCAAAAAGGTTCTTATGTACCTGTAAAAAATACAGTTAGTGGCTTCAAAGAAATTCTAGAAGGAAAATATGATGACCTTCCAGAAGATGCATTCCGCTTAGTAGGTAGCATTGAAGAAGTTATTGAAAACGCGAAGAAAATGATGGCGTAA
- the atpC gene encoding F0F1 ATP synthase subunit epsilon: MKTFPVSIVTPDGPVYEKEVEMVSVKAESGEMGILPGHIPTVAPLKISAVRLKNGGHTDYVAVSGGFIEVRPDKVTILSSSAEEANHIDIHRANESKRRAEQRMQDKQAHVDFRRAEMALQRAVNRLNVSDMK, encoded by the coding sequence ATGAAGACATTTCCAGTCAGTATTGTAACTCCTGATGGACCGGTTTACGAAAAAGAAGTAGAAATGGTAAGCGTAAAAGCAGAGAGTGGGGAAATGGGGATCTTACCAGGTCACATTCCAACTGTTGCACCATTAAAAATTAGTGCGGTTCGTCTGAAAAATGGTGGGCACACTGATTATGTAGCAGTAAGTGGTGGCTTTATCGAAGTTCGTCCAGATAAAGTAACTATATTATCATCATCTGCTGAAGAAGCAAACCATATCGATATCCATCGTGCAAATGAATCGAAACGTCGCGCTGAGCAACGTATGCAAGATAAACAAGCACATGTTGACTTTAGACGTGCAGAAATGGCCTTGCAGCGTGCTGTGAACCGTTTAAACGTTTCCGATATGAAGTAA
- a CDS encoding DUF975 family protein: MIGEMKQEALHSLKGKWGLGVGSTILYHIISYVVSMAVMLILLIPGVIIFLLVTISTGSIEEGAMSIGASITFGIFYCLMIILGSAAYGITSYGYTNVFLQISKREDARVDYLFEGFRGFKRMMKTMWAMLALLLYTGTWVPMLGMIVFGILGFFDENANPSFIIAFFVLLAISIIVIAVLYFSYSMTYYVMVEKPEYSVSQAMKESKNLMKGHKLDLFLLWLSFIGWAILAIFTLGIGFLWLSPYVGTTTAHFYHYIAKGELQ, from the coding sequence ATGATCGGTGAAATGAAACAAGAAGCATTACATTCCTTGAAGGGGAAATGGGGCTTAGGTGTTGGATCGACGATTTTATATCATATTATAAGTTACGTCGTTTCAATGGCTGTAATGCTTATACTATTAATTCCAGGAGTTATAATATTTCTTTTAGTGACTATTTCAACTGGTTCAATTGAAGAAGGAGCGATGTCAATTGGAGCTAGTATTACGTTTGGGATTTTTTATTGCCTTATGATAATTTTAGGTTCTGCAGCTTATGGTATTACTTCATACGGTTATACGAATGTGTTTCTACAAATAAGTAAACGAGAAGATGCTAGAGTGGATTATTTATTTGAAGGATTTCGTGGTTTTAAAAGAATGATGAAAACAATGTGGGCTATGCTTGCACTTTTGTTATATACAGGTACGTGGGTTCCGATGCTTGGAATGATTGTATTTGGGATATTAGGCTTTTTTGATGAGAATGCCAACCCATCTTTCATAATCGCTTTCTTTGTTTTACTAGCTATTTCGATCATTGTAATCGCTGTTCTGTATTTTTCATATTCGATGACGTATTATGTGATGGTTGAAAAACCAGAATATAGTGTTTCGCAGGCGATGAAAGAAAGTAAGAACCTTATGAAGGGGCATAAACTAGATTTATTTCTTTTATGGCTTAGCTTCATAGGATGGGCTATCTTAGCGATTTTTACTCTTGGAATAGGGTTTCTTTGGCTTAGTCCATATGTAGGTACAACGACAGCGCATTTTTATCACTATATTGCAAAAGGTGAATTGCAGTAG
- a CDS encoding DUF975 family protein, whose amino-acid sequence MISDLKGEALDSLEGKWGLAVGATLLLSILISAFSFSIDFIFSQVWDWKEVNSSLTVDVITIFLVGPLTLGGYYLALHLIREKEARIGHIFRWFTEGSKFIKSFLLYIVVNIYIFLWCLLFIIPGIIKSFSYAMTYFIINDHPEYSINQAITESRRMMDGHKMEYFILCLSFIGWFILSCITLGIGFLWLIPYFYTTSAAFYEEIAEEYYEKKIPTL is encoded by the coding sequence ATGATTAGTGATTTAAAAGGAGAAGCGCTGGACTCACTAGAAGGAAAATGGGGATTAGCTGTCGGGGCAACACTACTTCTTTCGATTCTTATTTCAGCTTTTAGTTTTAGTATTGATTTCATTTTCTCTCAGGTTTGGGATTGGAAAGAAGTAAATAGCTCACTTACAGTAGACGTTATTACAATATTTCTGGTAGGTCCATTAACGCTAGGTGGCTATTATTTAGCGCTACATTTAATTCGTGAAAAAGAAGCGCGTATTGGGCATATATTCAGATGGTTTACAGAAGGAAGTAAGTTTATAAAGTCATTTTTATTATATATAGTAGTAAACATTTATATTTTCTTATGGTGCTTACTATTTATTATTCCAGGTATTATTAAATCATTTTCTTATGCAATGACGTACTTTATAATAAATGATCATCCGGAGTATTCCATAAATCAAGCTATTACAGAAAGCCGTCGTATGATGGACGGACATAAAATGGAGTATTTCATTTTATGTTTAAGTTTTATTGGTTGGTTTATATTAAGTTGTATTACATTAGGGATTGGATTTTTATGGTTAATTCCATATTTTTATACTACGTCAGCAGCTTTTTACGAAGAGATTGCAGAAGAATATTACGAGAAAAAAATTCCAACACTATAA